In the genome of Microbacterium endophyticum, one region contains:
- a CDS encoding glycosyltransferase family 4 protein, with product MRRRSIAIAYDCLFPLSTGGGERQYRGFAEELQRRGFDVDYLTTSQWDDEPPQNTEFSIVPVTGPLALYDQQGVRRPAAALGFAWGLFRELVRRRRQYRAVIVSALPVLNVFAARLALCGSGTTVIVDYLEVWGAQQWRAYSGPVMGTVAWVLQKLAILLSPHATCHSQLSARRLRAEGLRSAPLVSPGLIDNTSVATFAEKAADPPFVLYAGRHISDKRVEVLPAAVKLARQTIPDLEMVILGTGQTTSLIREEVARADGDLWTDLPGFVSQEELDGLMARAACLANPSKREGYGLVVVEAAAHGTPVVLVSDEGNASTELVTDDVNGFVAASTNPRDLASSIIASVRGGADLRRRTRSWYEEAITSRTIERTVSRIVEVIGTPGSALNDAHPSRLIRREAEEGRP from the coding sequence ATGCGACGACGAAGCATCGCGATAGCGTACGACTGCCTTTTTCCCCTGAGCACCGGCGGCGGCGAGCGCCAATATCGTGGGTTCGCCGAAGAACTTCAGCGACGGGGATTCGACGTCGATTACCTCACGACATCGCAGTGGGACGACGAGCCACCACAGAACACCGAGTTTTCGATTGTACCTGTCACAGGTCCGCTCGCACTTTACGATCAGCAGGGTGTGCGACGACCTGCTGCGGCGCTCGGGTTTGCGTGGGGACTTTTTCGCGAACTTGTTCGTCGACGACGTCAATACCGAGCTGTGATCGTGAGCGCCCTGCCCGTGCTCAACGTCTTCGCCGCCCGATTGGCCCTGTGTGGATCGGGTACCACTGTCATCGTCGACTATCTAGAGGTATGGGGTGCGCAGCAGTGGCGAGCGTACTCGGGGCCGGTGATGGGAACCGTCGCGTGGGTTCTTCAAAAACTGGCCATTCTGCTGTCCCCCCATGCGACATGCCACTCCCAACTCAGCGCAAGGCGACTCCGCGCTGAAGGATTACGGAGCGCGCCTCTCGTGAGCCCGGGCCTTATCGACAACACTTCGGTGGCGACGTTCGCTGAGAAAGCAGCTGACCCGCCATTCGTGCTGTATGCGGGACGACACATCTCAGACAAAAGAGTCGAGGTACTGCCCGCGGCTGTGAAACTGGCGCGCCAGACAATTCCCGATCTGGAGATGGTCATTCTCGGAACCGGACAGACCACGTCGCTCATCAGAGAAGAAGTCGCGCGTGCCGACGGTGATTTGTGGACCGATTTGCCAGGATTTGTTTCGCAAGAAGAGCTCGACGGATTGATGGCACGCGCTGCGTGCTTGGCAAATCCTTCGAAACGTGAAGGGTACGGCCTTGTCGTCGTCGAAGCGGCCGCGCACGGAACTCCGGTAGTGCTCGTAAGCGACGAAGGAAACGCCTCGACTGAGTTGGTGACGGATGACGTCAATGGTTTTGTTGCCGCGAGCACGAATCCGAGAGACTTGGCATCATCAATCATCGCGTCCGTGCGTGGCGGGGCTGATCTCCGCCGGCGTACACGATCCTGGTATGAAGAAGCGATCACATCGCGGACGATTGAACGAACAGTGAGTCGCATCGTCGAGGTAATCGGCACCCCCGGTTCCGCTCTAAACGATGCACACCCCTCGCGGCTGATCCGCCGTGAGGCTGAGGAAGGACGCCCATGA
- a CDS encoding DUF6541 family protein: MSEVWLSAVPAFLVATAALIIPGLVIVLAGWGWHRLRLLLMAPAVSVAILAVSATLAPLVGMSWSWIPVIGLTAVAALAAYAIRRWVGTEVLLTPSPRRIVATVGGLVLAAVALWAQLTYVFMTPESISQTFDAIVHLNTVRFAVDTANASALNIGTTTDIPFYPNAWHSLSSLTALTTGASIPLSVNAANIAIGAIAWPASAMALGATIFRERAAAIAATAALSTAFGAFPILLFDFGVLYPNAMGYAVLPAGIAIVWELLRLRGVATITRHIVLLAVVCAGIGLGHPNAFLALFAFAVFLALFELARRALQNKSRRAWIFNGAAALLLLLTGLLLWRFSRTNWGMSRWGPWQSTAQAIGEALLLSPRAYPITLATALLLAIGIIAVVRRPAHLPVLIPAAVAGFMFILVSGTPVDTLLREMVTNPWYNDPYRLAALLPIAGIPVATYGALVVVDAVRRVKFVAASPHLVKAALATVAAAALFLVAIGPNVTTMATAARGSYTMNDASALLSTDEAALISRLDDTTPSDAVIAGSPWTGVSLAYAIAGRNVLEKHVFGARDEDETYIDAHLNDIDTDPRVCAVVQSLGVSYVLDFGDRNVFSDPDAAADREGIQNLDPSDHLVLVDEEGPDARLFRIEGC, encoded by the coding sequence ATGAGTGAAGTTTGGCTAAGCGCCGTCCCCGCGTTCCTCGTAGCCACAGCCGCCCTCATAATTCCAGGGCTCGTCATCGTGCTCGCTGGCTGGGGCTGGCATCGGCTGCGGCTTCTACTGATGGCCCCTGCCGTATCTGTCGCTATCTTGGCAGTATCGGCGACCCTCGCACCGCTCGTGGGCATGTCTTGGTCTTGGATCCCAGTCATTGGCTTGACCGCTGTAGCAGCTTTGGCAGCGTATGCCATCAGGCGCTGGGTCGGCACGGAGGTCCTTCTCACACCGTCGCCACGACGCATCGTCGCGACGGTTGGCGGATTAGTGCTTGCCGCGGTCGCCCTCTGGGCTCAGCTCACATACGTCTTCATGACTCCAGAGAGCATTTCGCAGACTTTCGACGCTATTGTCCACCTGAATACCGTGCGCTTCGCGGTCGACACCGCCAATGCTTCGGCACTCAATATTGGCACCACGACCGATATCCCGTTCTACCCCAACGCTTGGCACAGCCTCTCTTCTCTCACAGCGCTGACAACCGGCGCATCGATACCGCTGTCGGTAAACGCGGCGAATATCGCTATCGGCGCGATCGCGTGGCCCGCATCCGCCATGGCGCTCGGCGCAACGATCTTCCGTGAGCGCGCCGCAGCGATAGCGGCCACCGCAGCACTTTCCACCGCTTTCGGAGCATTTCCGATTCTGCTGTTCGACTTCGGCGTGCTCTACCCGAATGCGATGGGGTATGCAGTATTACCCGCGGGCATCGCAATTGTGTGGGAGTTGCTTCGACTGCGAGGCGTAGCAACAATTACTCGGCACATCGTTCTGCTCGCAGTTGTATGTGCTGGAATCGGACTTGGCCACCCGAACGCGTTCCTGGCGCTCTTTGCCTTCGCCGTATTCCTGGCACTGTTCGAACTGGCACGAAGAGCACTGCAGAACAAGTCTCGACGGGCATGGATATTCAACGGCGCCGCCGCTCTACTTCTTCTTCTCACCGGTCTACTCCTCTGGCGTTTTTCCCGCACGAACTGGGGCATGTCACGGTGGGGGCCATGGCAAAGCACTGCGCAAGCGATTGGTGAAGCACTCCTGCTCTCTCCGCGTGCGTACCCCATCACACTTGCGACAGCACTGCTGCTCGCGATCGGCATTATCGCTGTGGTTCGACGACCGGCCCATCTACCGGTTCTCATCCCGGCAGCGGTGGCCGGGTTCATGTTCATTCTTGTTTCAGGTACGCCCGTCGACACGTTGCTACGCGAGATGGTGACGAACCCCTGGTACAACGATCCCTACCGCTTAGCCGCTCTTCTCCCGATCGCGGGAATTCCCGTTGCAACCTACGGCGCATTAGTCGTTGTCGATGCCGTGCGCCGTGTGAAGTTCGTCGCCGCATCACCTCATCTCGTCAAAGCGGCGCTCGCAACAGTTGCCGCGGCGGCACTGTTCCTTGTCGCCATCGGTCCGAACGTCACGACGATGGCAACGGCGGCGCGCGGTTCGTACACAATGAATGACGCGTCAGCGCTCCTCAGCACCGACGAAGCGGCACTCATCTCTCGTCTCGACGACACGACACCGTCAGACGCAGTGATCGCCGGCAGCCCCTGGACCGGCGTGTCGTTGGCTTATGCAATTGCCGGAAGAAACGTGCTCGAAAAGCACGTCTTCGGGGCTCGCGACGAAGACGAAACCTACATTGACGCGCATTTGAACGACATCGACACTGACCCGCGGGTTTGCGCTGTGGTTCAGAGCCTTGGCGTGTCTTACGTGTTGGATTTCGGCGATCGTAACGTGTTCAGTGATCCCGACGCTGCTGCCGACCGGGAGGGCATCCAGAACCTGGATCCTTCGGATCACCTGGTGCTCGTCGACGAAGAAGGCCCCGATGCTCGACTGTTCCGCATCGAAGGCTGCTGA
- a CDS encoding glycosyltransferase family 2 protein, translating to MNTYHGDDSVELTILMPCLNEAETLEVCVRKALGFIERSGIAGEVVISDNGSTDGSQSIATRLGARVVDAPQRGYGAALIAGIEAARGTYIIMGDADDSYDFVNLDGYVERLRGGADLVMGNRFKGGIEPGAMPPLHKYLGNPVLSGIGQLFFRPGIGDFHCGLRGFNRRRITELELQTTGMEFASEMVVKASLARYRVEEVPTTLKKDGRSRPPHLRSWHDGWRHLRFLLLFSPRWLFIYPGLVAFLIGAIAVGALAIGPIQVGGVGFDVTTMVYATALCAIGYQALMFAWLTKLYATQEGFLPASPRYRAVAASWTQERGLLVGLAIFLLGILIGIVQVVRWGNLDFGPLEAGQVLRIAVPSALGIMLGFQTILMSFFAGVLTIPRRETRPEAIIEN from the coding sequence ATGAACACGTACCACGGAGATGACTCAGTCGAGTTGACGATTCTCATGCCCTGCTTGAATGAGGCGGAGACTCTCGAAGTATGCGTTCGGAAAGCACTGGGCTTCATCGAACGGTCCGGGATTGCCGGCGAAGTCGTCATCTCTGATAACGGCAGCACCGACGGTTCGCAGTCAATCGCGACACGCTTAGGCGCCCGCGTCGTTGACGCGCCGCAGCGCGGCTACGGGGCGGCGCTCATCGCGGGCATTGAAGCAGCTCGTGGAACGTACATCATCATGGGCGATGCAGACGATAGCTACGACTTCGTCAACCTTGATGGCTACGTTGAGCGACTTCGTGGCGGAGCGGACCTCGTCATGGGCAATAGGTTCAAGGGTGGAATTGAGCCCGGAGCGATGCCGCCCCTCCACAAGTACCTCGGTAATCCCGTGCTTTCCGGAATAGGGCAGCTATTTTTCCGCCCCGGCATCGGCGATTTCCACTGCGGTCTGCGCGGCTTCAATCGCCGTCGGATCACGGAACTTGAGTTGCAGACGACCGGCATGGAGTTTGCCTCCGAAATGGTCGTGAAAGCTTCGCTCGCTCGCTACCGGGTCGAAGAGGTTCCCACGACGTTGAAGAAAGACGGACGTTCGCGTCCGCCGCACCTGCGGAGCTGGCACGACGGCTGGCGTCACCTCAGGTTCCTGCTGCTCTTTTCACCGAGGTGGCTCTTCATCTACCCGGGCCTCGTGGCATTCCTTATTGGTGCAATCGCGGTGGGGGCTCTCGCGATCGGTCCAATTCAAGTCGGCGGGGTAGGTTTCGACGTCACAACAATGGTCTACGCGACCGCACTTTGCGCGATTGGCTATCAAGCGCTGATGTTCGCGTGGCTCACGAAGCTCTATGCAACACAAGAAGGCTTCTTGCCAGCCAGCCCGCGGTATCGCGCGGTGGCCGCGAGCTGGACACAGGAGCGAGGTTTACTCGTGGGTCTCGCGATCTTCCTCCTGGGCATACTGATCGGCATCGTGCAGGTAGTGCGCTGGGGAAATCTTGACTTTGGACCGCTCGAGGCTGGCCAAGTCCTCCGGATCGCAGTGCCGAGCGCGCTCGGCATCATGCTGGGATTCCAAACGATACTGATGAGCTTCTTCGCTGGAGTTCTCACTATCCCGCGCCGCGAGACTCGGCCCGAAGCCATTATTGAAAACTGA
- a CDS encoding acyltransferase family protein: MSAVLPSEMKASSRKSFRPEIQGLRALAVGAVLIYHLWPNRVSGGFVGVDVFFVISGFLITSHLLSELNTAGRISVGRFWSRRAKRLLPDALLVLALTGIAILIWVPRTLWQQFLTEVAASTLYVQNWLLAANSVDYSAADNGASPVQHFWTLSVEEQFYIALPLLLIAFVFAIRRFRWNRSIAIYSFLGAITLLSFFYSIWLTHWSESEAYFSTLTRVWEFGVGALIPVLPRLKNAVAKRFITLVGLASIGIAIGFFSESTPFPGSAAALPVLGTALVIWAGSDTFASALGKFTLIAFLGRISYAVYLWHWPPIILLPYITQHPLTTIEKLLIIVGAIAMGAAATLLWEDRVRFSPRLLGRARPRTIAAVSAIGMAIVLALPAAGALIVRQENAHFEEVTRAIEAGTSPCLGAASLAEPGCVNPDLDGILVPNLTEVTDDNDNRSECWSTGGDPTFNSCTLGPASGFDKHLLVVGDSHSNALLGAYELIAQENNWRIDVAGRAGCYWTDVDLVQPTEALQDECAQWRDSLASFVGDNPDVDAIVTTKARRPLSAEVTTVDQDVAFSEVVNGMSSAWGKRPSLDVPVIALIDNPWLPADSLECVEQYGLDATDECSISRAEALKPDGLNEAAASDPNSYTVDLTDLYCGPENCSPVVGHVIVYRDGRHLTATYAKTIAPYLNEKLRDVLAASESR; this comes from the coding sequence GTGAGCGCTGTCCTTCCTTCTGAGATGAAAGCGTCCAGCAGGAAGAGCTTCCGTCCTGAAATTCAGGGTCTCCGCGCTCTCGCTGTTGGCGCAGTGCTCATTTATCATCTGTGGCCCAACCGCGTCAGTGGTGGATTCGTTGGGGTGGATGTCTTCTTCGTCATCAGCGGATTCCTCATCACGAGCCACCTCCTCTCGGAGCTGAACACGGCGGGACGTATCTCAGTCGGAAGGTTCTGGTCGCGGAGAGCGAAGCGACTTCTTCCTGATGCCCTCCTCGTGCTTGCACTGACCGGAATTGCGATTCTCATTTGGGTGCCCCGTACGCTGTGGCAGCAGTTTCTCACCGAAGTCGCTGCGTCGACGCTCTATGTTCAGAACTGGTTGCTCGCCGCCAACAGCGTGGACTACTCGGCCGCGGATAACGGCGCGTCTCCGGTGCAGCATTTTTGGACGCTCTCGGTCGAAGAGCAGTTCTACATCGCGCTTCCCCTCCTCCTCATCGCCTTTGTGTTCGCGATTCGACGATTTAGATGGAACCGCAGCATCGCCATCTATTCATTTCTCGGCGCCATTACGCTTCTGTCTTTCTTTTACAGCATCTGGCTCACGCATTGGTCAGAGAGCGAGGCGTATTTTTCGACCCTCACACGGGTTTGGGAGTTTGGCGTCGGTGCACTCATTCCTGTCCTCCCAAGGCTGAAGAACGCCGTAGCGAAAAGATTCATAACTCTCGTCGGTTTGGCAAGCATCGGGATCGCAATCGGATTCTTCTCCGAGTCAACGCCTTTTCCTGGTTCGGCTGCTGCGCTTCCCGTTCTCGGGACGGCGCTCGTCATCTGGGCAGGTTCAGACACCTTCGCCTCCGCGCTGGGCAAGTTCACCCTGATCGCGTTTCTCGGACGAATTTCATACGCGGTTTATCTCTGGCACTGGCCGCCGATTATTCTTCTCCCGTACATCACACAGCACCCGCTTACGACTATCGAGAAGCTGCTGATTATCGTGGGAGCCATCGCAATGGGAGCCGCCGCGACGTTGTTGTGGGAAGACCGGGTGAGGTTCTCCCCCCGGCTACTGGGGAGAGCTCGACCTCGGACCATCGCGGCGGTGAGCGCTATCGGTATGGCGATCGTTTTAGCGTTGCCCGCGGCTGGAGCACTCATCGTGCGTCAAGAAAACGCGCACTTTGAAGAAGTGACGCGGGCCATTGAAGCCGGGACGTCTCCCTGCCTCGGAGCCGCGAGCTTGGCGGAACCGGGTTGCGTGAACCCCGACCTCGACGGCATTTTGGTGCCCAACCTCACTGAGGTTACTGACGACAACGACAACCGCTCCGAGTGCTGGTCAACTGGAGGAGACCCGACTTTCAATTCGTGCACGCTCGGGCCGGCCTCAGGCTTCGACAAGCATCTACTCGTCGTAGGTGACTCTCATAGCAATGCGCTACTTGGGGCCTACGAACTGATCGCACAAGAGAACAACTGGCGAATAGACGTCGCCGGTCGAGCAGGATGCTACTGGACAGATGTCGACCTCGTTCAACCAACAGAGGCGCTACAAGATGAATGCGCTCAGTGGCGAGACTCGTTGGCTTCATTTGTTGGAGATAATCCCGATGTAGACGCCATTGTCACAACTAAGGCGCGTCGTCCTCTCAGCGCGGAAGTCACCACGGTAGATCAGGATGTCGCTTTCTCTGAGGTCGTTAATGGGATGAGCAGTGCGTGGGGCAAACGTCCATCTCTAGACGTGCCCGTTATAGCCCTCATCGACAATCCATGGCTCCCCGCAGACTCGCTGGAGTGCGTGGAGCAGTACGGCCTTGACGCCACCGATGAGTGCTCGATCAGCCGCGCAGAGGCTCTCAAGCCTGACGGTCTCAACGAGGCAGCAGCGAGTGACCCGAACTCGTACACTGTCGATCTCACCGATCTCTATTGCGGGCCAGAGAACTGCTCGCCGGTCGTTGGACATGTCATCGTCTACCGCGATGGTCGCCACCTCACGGCGACTTACGCCAAAACCATCGCACCGTACCTCAATGAGAAGCTCCGTGACGTGCTCGCTGCATCCGAATCGCGTTGA
- the glf gene encoding UDP-galactopyranose mutase — translation MDLLVVGSGFFGLTIAERAAAAGRRVTVIDRRHHVGGNAYSENERSTGIEVHRYGAHLFHTSNATVWEYVNRFTAFTSYVHRVYTTHKGQVFPLPINLGTINQFFQAAYSPSEARALIHELAGEFDTKEAQNLEEKAIGLIGRPLYEAFIRDYTAKQWQTDPKNLPAEVISRLPVRYNYDNRYFNDTWEGLPVDGYTAWLERMADHPNIEVKLNTDFFDESQPLNKKAVVGQLPIVYTGPVDRYFDNSAGELSWRTLDFTEEVLDVADFQGTSVMNYADADVPFTRIHEFKHFHPERADRYPADKTVIMREFSRFATRDDEPYYPVNTPEDRAGVLAYRELQKGERDVFFGGRLGTYQYLDMHMAIGSALSMWQNQLN, via the coding sequence ATGGATCTTCTCGTCGTCGGCTCTGGATTCTTCGGGCTCACGATCGCTGAGCGGGCCGCAGCCGCGGGTCGCCGCGTCACTGTGATTGATCGCAGGCATCACGTCGGGGGTAATGCGTACTCCGAAAATGAGCGTTCCACGGGGATCGAAGTGCACCGCTACGGTGCGCACCTTTTCCACACTTCCAACGCGACGGTGTGGGAGTACGTAAACCGCTTCACGGCTTTCACCTCCTATGTGCACCGGGTCTACACAACGCACAAAGGGCAGGTCTTCCCGCTGCCAATCAACCTCGGGACGATCAACCAGTTCTTTCAGGCCGCGTACTCTCCGAGCGAAGCGCGCGCACTCATTCACGAACTCGCTGGCGAGTTCGATACGAAAGAGGCGCAGAACCTCGAGGAGAAGGCTATTGGGCTGATCGGACGCCCGCTCTACGAAGCATTCATTCGGGACTACACCGCCAAACAGTGGCAGACGGATCCGAAGAACCTGCCAGCTGAAGTCATCAGCAGGCTCCCGGTGCGTTACAACTACGACAACCGCTACTTCAACGACACCTGGGAAGGTCTTCCCGTTGACGGCTACACGGCATGGCTCGAGCGTATGGCTGATCACCCGAACATCGAGGTGAAGCTCAACACCGACTTTTTCGACGAATCGCAGCCGTTGAATAAGAAGGCCGTCGTCGGTCAGCTTCCGATCGTCTACACGGGACCGGTCGATCGCTACTTCGATAATTCCGCCGGGGAGCTGTCGTGGCGTACGCTCGATTTCACTGAGGAGGTTCTGGACGTCGCTGACTTTCAGGGCACGAGCGTCATGAACTATGCGGACGCCGATGTTCCATTCACACGCATCCACGAATTCAAGCACTTCCACCCCGAGCGTGCAGATCGATACCCCGCCGATAAGACAGTCATCATGCGGGAGTTCTCCCGGTTCGCCACGCGCGACGACGAGCCTTACTACCCGGTGAATACGCCCGAGGACCGAGCGGGCGTCTTGGCCTACCGCGAGCTTCAAAAGGGTGAGCGTGACGTCTTCTTTGGCGGGCGTCTCGGTACCTACCAGTACCTGGATATGCACATGGCCATCGGATCCGCGCTGTCGATGTGGCAAAACCAGCTCAACTGA
- a CDS encoding glycosyltransferase family 4 protein, which produces MRTRILIDLLGYTGRRGGTETYAREIITRLPQLLPNAEFVAVTGRDGTERVGAFFPGQVVTVPWVRASSSFWALGELFALDRVARSVTANLVWSPANFGPIRRGVPRVTTIHDLIYREIPGSTRERLSRAVTSWLMTRAARSSDQLITISQATSEAIRRYMEIDPDSVHVVLNGSTLPERAPDVHGAMRQLGIDTRRPIVLSTGNRMPHKNFDGLIRAVATLAPSERPLLVIPGSHGKDPLADLVRSLGLERDVILPGWITHDQLEALYSVCEIYICPSLAEGFGLPIVDALRRGCRVIANDIPVLREVGGDVSTYTDAREAVTFGAEIVRVLSTPDSESARSHRRSWGSRFTWELSAQQTAAVLHDVVNRKAAR; this is translated from the coding sequence GTGCGCACACGCATTCTGATCGATCTTCTGGGCTATACCGGAAGACGCGGCGGCACTGAAACGTACGCGCGCGAAATCATCACTCGATTGCCCCAGCTACTTCCCAATGCCGAGTTCGTTGCGGTGACAGGAAGGGACGGCACCGAGCGCGTGGGTGCGTTCTTTCCAGGACAGGTCGTCACGGTTCCGTGGGTGCGCGCATCAAGCTCGTTCTGGGCTCTCGGTGAACTCTTCGCACTCGACCGCGTGGCGCGATCGGTAACGGCAAACCTCGTGTGGTCTCCGGCGAATTTCGGGCCGATCCGACGTGGCGTGCCCCGTGTCACAACAATTCACGATCTGATCTACCGTGAAATCCCAGGAAGCACGCGTGAGCGTCTGTCGCGTGCTGTCACATCGTGGCTGATGACGCGAGCGGCGCGCTCTTCGGATCAGCTCATAACGATCTCGCAGGCGACCTCTGAAGCCATCCGCCGGTATATGGAGATCGATCCCGATTCCGTGCACGTCGTCCTGAATGGCAGCACTCTCCCGGAACGTGCACCGGATGTCCACGGCGCAATGCGGCAACTCGGCATCGACACTCGTCGCCCGATCGTTCTCAGCACGGGCAACCGGATGCCTCATAAAAACTTCGACGGCCTGATCCGAGCCGTAGCGACATTAGCTCCGTCGGAGCGCCCGCTCCTCGTCATACCGGGCAGTCACGGCAAAGATCCGTTGGCAGATCTGGTCCGATCCCTCGGGCTAGAGCGTGACGTGATCCTGCCAGGCTGGATCACTCATGATCAGCTTGAGGCGCTGTACTCTGTGTGCGAAATATACATATGCCCTTCGCTCGCCGAGGGGTTTGGCCTGCCGATCGTTGACGCTCTGCGTCGCGGGTGCCGGGTGATCGCTAACGATATTCCGGTCTTGCGCGAGGTGGGCGGCGATGTCTCCACCTACACGGACGCTCGTGAAGCCGTGACCTTTGGGGCAGAAATCGTCCGCGTTCTCTCGACTCCCGACAGCGAGAGCGCACGCTCCCACCGGCGGAGCTGGGGATCGCGCTTCACCTGGGAGCTCTCAGCACAGCAGACAGCGGCGGTTTTGCATGATGTCGTCAACCGAAAG